A single region of the Pontibacter kalidii genome encodes:
- a CDS encoding Ppx/GppA phosphatase family protein → MTNRLALIDMGTNTFHLLVTEVDEQGQLTELYKTKVPVRLGQGGISNGAITPEASERALKTLRGFRKIIDEFGAKTVRAMATSMVRNASNGDDFIKDIFKQTDIQVEVIDGAREAELIYYGVRFAGVLDEQTALIMDIGGGSVEFILCNQNEIFWKQSFELGAQRLMDQFFTADPIPAESIAAEKAYLDERLQSLTEAVAKYKPTILVGSSGTFDTLCDMDALRKSDTSRQQSIPAAAALAVEDYYTIHHDLLRKNHDERLAIPGMLEMRVDMIVLASIAVDFVLQKYKLQEIRVSSYALKEGVLYEMLQK, encoded by the coding sequence ATGACCAACCGCCTCGCACTTATCGACATGGGCACCAATACCTTTCACCTGCTGGTAACAGAGGTGGATGAACAGGGCCAGCTTACGGAGCTTTACAAAACCAAGGTGCCCGTGCGGCTGGGGCAGGGCGGCATCAGTAACGGAGCCATTACGCCCGAGGCCTCTGAGCGTGCCCTCAAAACCCTGCGCGGGTTCCGTAAAATCATAGATGAATTCGGGGCGAAAACGGTTCGGGCCATGGCCACCAGCATGGTGCGCAACGCCAGCAACGGCGACGATTTTATAAAGGACATCTTCAAGCAAACCGATATACAGGTAGAGGTGATAGACGGTGCCCGCGAGGCCGAATTGATCTACTACGGCGTGCGCTTCGCCGGCGTACTGGACGAGCAGACAGCTCTCATCATGGATATTGGCGGCGGCAGCGTGGAGTTTATACTTTGCAACCAGAACGAAATCTTCTGGAAGCAGAGCTTTGAACTGGGGGCGCAACGCCTCATGGACCAGTTCTTCACCGCTGATCCGATCCCTGCCGAAAGTATAGCCGCCGAAAAAGCGTACCTGGACGAGCGTCTGCAGTCCCTTACCGAGGCCGTGGCTAAGTATAAACCCACTATCCTGGTAGGCTCCTCCGGTACCTTCGACACACTCTGCGATATGGATGCCCTTCGCAAAAGCGACACTTCGCGCCAGCAAAGTATCCCCGCCGCCGCTGCACTGGCTGTAGAAGATTATTATACCATTCACCACGACCTGCTCCGCAAAAACCACGACGAGCGCCTTGCCATTCCCGGCATGCTGGAAATGCGCGTAGACATGATCGTGCTGGCAAGTATAGCCGTGGATTTCGTGCTGCAGAAGTATAAGCTGCAGGAAATTAGAGTATCATCCTATGCGCTGAAAGAGGGCGTGCTGTACGAGATGCTGCAGA
- a CDS encoding PDDEXK family nuclease codes for MKSSELDNRHKNHINGKIAQFMDAFIRQNKVWTPEQMHEAFYEKVEGEISNDWFLREQNEFGLWSSEPAIKWLNSNDGRKAAMERFQNKYSKHKPVAHRKSPLIERVRFGLNWDDRKYYDLNFGLKDGYNFINTNALEDLSSIPWTIEHVNGQLRTKYHTNLVKCLDQLSTSYLERLFVKHWIKYYHHSPTNPAIIPEVCSLRQKFYYYKYSSGIYTTLQEIPYNDSEEKVKPINFRYDFLVANFTRQKIAFIELDGFEHHKSREQQTIDSIKRNKASSLGISLLTFTSKRIKEDIDAVFKELQDYLT; via the coding sequence ATGAAGAGCTCAGAATTAGACAATAGACATAAGAACCACATCAATGGGAAGATTGCTCAGTTCATGGATGCATTTATCCGACAGAACAAGGTCTGGACTCCAGAGCAAATGCATGAAGCTTTTTATGAAAAGGTGGAAGGTGAAATATCTAACGACTGGTTTCTGAGAGAGCAAAATGAATTTGGACTTTGGTCTTCGGAGCCTGCTATTAAGTGGCTAAACTCTAATGATGGTAGGAAAGCAGCCATGGAGCGCTTCCAGAATAAGTATAGTAAACATAAACCAGTTGCTCATCGCAAAAGCCCATTAATAGAAAGAGTAAGATTTGGCCTGAATTGGGATGACCGGAAATACTATGACTTAAACTTCGGTCTAAAAGACGGTTACAACTTTATCAATACCAATGCTCTTGAAGATCTGAGTTCCATTCCATGGACTATTGAGCATGTAAATGGACAATTACGCACAAAGTATCACACAAATCTTGTTAAATGCCTTGATCAGTTATCAACTAGTTACCTTGAGCGACTTTTTGTAAAGCACTGGATTAAATACTATCATCATAGTCCAACCAATCCAGCTATAATACCAGAAGTCTGTAGTTTGAGACAAAAATTTTACTACTACAAGTATAGCAGCGGAATCTACACCACACTTCAAGAAATTCCTTACAACGATTCGGAAGAGAAAGTTAAACCTATCAACTTTAGATATGATTTCTTAGTAGCAAACTTTACGAGGCAGAAAATTGCCTTTATTGAGTTAGATGGCTTTGAACATCATAAAAGCCGAGAGCAACAAACTATCGACAGCATCAAGCGAAATAAAGCATCCTCTTTGGGTATTTCACTTTTAACATTCACATCCAAAAGAATCAAAGAAGATATTGATGCGGTATTTAAAGAGCTACAAGACTATTTAACCTAA
- a CDS encoding class I SAM-dependent methyltransferase encodes MYSFLTTENWADYELVDSGNFEKLERFGQYYVARPEPQAIWDKHLPEQEWQRMANAVFTRDKGSQEKGQWKLRKGMPEQWFINYTYNDLKLRFRLGLSSFKHVGLFPEQDSNWKFIYDTTKRLKTPQPKVLNMFAYTGAATLAAKAAGADVTHLDSIKQVNFWARDNMEASNLDNVRWIVEDAMKYARREVKRGNTYNGIILDPPSYGRGPNGEKWQLEDELNEMIKLCREMLDGTDYFLLINLYSMGFSAMVLDNLMRDTFGERVQNEELGELYLHDSGDRRLPLGTFFRFSSVGR; translated from the coding sequence ATGTATTCCTTTCTAACAACAGAAAACTGGGCTGACTATGAGTTGGTTGATTCCGGGAATTTTGAAAAACTGGAGCGATTTGGCCAGTACTATGTGGCGCGCCCCGAGCCTCAGGCCATCTGGGACAAGCACCTGCCCGAGCAGGAGTGGCAGCGCATGGCCAATGCCGTGTTCACCCGCGACAAAGGCAGCCAGGAGAAAGGCCAGTGGAAACTGAGGAAAGGAATGCCGGAGCAGTGGTTCATCAACTACACCTATAACGACCTGAAGCTGCGTTTCCGCTTAGGTCTATCCTCGTTTAAGCACGTGGGTTTATTTCCGGAGCAAGACAGCAACTGGAAGTTTATCTATGATACTACTAAAAGGCTGAAAACGCCGCAGCCGAAGGTGCTGAACATGTTTGCCTACACCGGTGCCGCCACGCTGGCCGCCAAAGCCGCCGGGGCCGACGTAACCCACCTTGACTCAATCAAACAGGTGAACTTCTGGGCCCGCGACAACATGGAAGCCAGCAACCTGGACAACGTGCGTTGGATTGTGGAAGACGCCATGAAGTACGCCCGCCGCGAAGTAAAGCGTGGAAACACCTACAACGGCATCATCCTGGACCCGCCCAGCTACGGCCGCGGCCCGAACGGTGAGAAGTGGCAGCTGGAAGACGAGCTGAACGAGATGATTAAACTCTGCCGCGAAATGCTGGACGGCACCGACTATTTCCTGCTGATAAACCTCTACTCGATGGGCTTTTCGGCGATGGTACTGGATAACCTGATGCGCGATACATTTGGGGAGCGAGTGCAGAATGAAGAACTGGGCGAGTTATACTTGCACGACAGTGGTGACAGAAGACTGCCGTTGGGAACGTTCTTTCGATTTAGTTCGGTGGGGAGGTAG
- the dapF gene encoding diaminopimelate epimerase — MVITFYKYQGTGNDFVMIDNRKLTFPAQDEALVKHLCDRRMGVGADGLILLQDHPDYDFEMVYYNADGRVGSMCGNGARCTVRFARQLGVIEDVACFLAADGEHQASVERDLIQLKMNDVKVVERIGEDCYLNTGSPHYVRFVEDVENLDVYEEGRTIRYNERFREVGTNANFVQRLADDKIFVRTYERGVEDETLSCGTGVTAAALVAGGLKDMQSPVKVKVPGGELQVAFERSGDGSFKYIYLIGPAKLVFTGSITV, encoded by the coding sequence ATGGTAATCACCTTTTATAAATACCAGGGTACCGGCAACGATTTCGTGATGATCGACAACCGGAAGCTTACTTTTCCTGCACAGGACGAAGCGCTGGTAAAACACCTCTGCGACCGCCGCATGGGTGTTGGTGCCGACGGGCTTATACTTTTGCAGGACCACCCGGACTACGACTTCGAGATGGTGTACTACAACGCCGATGGCCGCGTGGGCTCCATGTGCGGAAACGGCGCGCGCTGCACCGTCCGGTTCGCCAGGCAATTGGGCGTGATAGAAGACGTGGCTTGTTTCCTTGCTGCCGACGGCGAGCACCAGGCCAGCGTGGAGCGGGACCTCATCCAGCTGAAGATGAACGACGTGAAAGTTGTGGAGAGGATCGGGGAAGATTGCTACCTAAATACCGGATCGCCGCATTACGTGCGATTTGTAGAGGATGTGGAGAACCTGGATGTGTACGAGGAAGGACGCACCATTCGCTACAACGAGCGCTTCAGGGAAGTGGGCACCAATGCCAACTTCGTACAGCGCCTGGCCGATGACAAGATCTTTGTGCGCACCTATGAGCGCGGCGTGGAGGACGAGACGCTTTCCTGCGGAACAGGTGTAACAGCTGCAGCGCTGGTGGCAGGTGGTCTAAAAGACATGCAGAGCCCGGTAAAGGTAAAAGTGCCGGGAGGCGAGTTGCAGGTGGCCTTCGAGAGAAGCGGTGATGGCAGCTTTAAATATATCTACCTTATTGGCCCGGCCAAATTAGTCTTTACCGGCAGTATCACTGTCTGA
- a CDS encoding GNAT family N-acetyltransferase, whose product MFLKADQTYLRALEPADLDFLYSLENDTSVWHVGNTLTPYSKFVLEAYLENAALDIYTVKQLRLVICNSNNEAIGAIDLFDFDPLHRRAGVGIVVMAEHRGNGHAREALQLLLDYCHSKLQLHQVYCSVTATNLPSIHLFTQAGFQQVGVRKEWLRTLDGWEDVVEFQKVF is encoded by the coding sequence GTGTTCCTGAAAGCTGACCAAACCTACCTGCGTGCCCTGGAGCCCGCCGACCTGGATTTCTTGTACTCACTGGAGAACGACACCTCTGTGTGGCATGTGGGAAACACGCTCACGCCCTACTCTAAATTCGTGCTGGAGGCTTACCTCGAAAACGCCGCCCTCGACATCTATACGGTAAAGCAGCTGCGCCTTGTCATCTGCAACAGCAACAACGAAGCCATAGGCGCCATCGACCTATTTGACTTTGACCCGCTGCACCGCCGCGCCGGCGTAGGCATTGTGGTGATGGCAGAGCACCGGGGCAACGGCCATGCCCGCGAGGCGCTGCAACTGCTGCTGGACTACTGCCACAGCAAGCTGCAGCTGCACCAGGTATACTGCTCCGTTACCGCCACCAACCTGCCAAGTATACACCTCTTCACCCAGGCCGGCTTCCAGCAAGTGGGCGTGCGGAAAGAATGGCTGCGTACCTTAGATGGCTGGGAGGATGTAGTGGAGTTTCAGAAAGTGTTTTAG
- the secA gene encoding preprotein translocase subunit SecA, whose translation MFDFFGKTVAKLFGTKSDRDIKEVLPYVSKVNEEYAKLTTLTDDELRQKTFEIKGIIDERLKAIDDKIAALHKRVAEETELNIVQKENIFSEIDELEKQRNKDLEVVLMEVLPTGFAVVKETARRWKENGQLVVTATDHDHMIAARKPNVQIEGDKATWANKWMAAGNEITWDMLHYDVQLIGGIVLHRGKIAEMATGEGKTLVATLPAYLNALAKRGVHVVTVNDYLAKRDSEWMAPLFEFHGLTIDCIDKHQPNSEARRNAYKADITYGTNNEFGFDYLRDNMAREPQDLVQRKHHYAMVDEVDSVLIDDARTPLIISGPVPRGDEHEFYQLKPRISMLVEAQRKVVQNFLTEAKRLIKEGNTQDGGLALFRAYRGLPKSKPLIKFLSETGNRAIMQKTENFYLQDNSRQMPEADEPLYFTIDEKHNQIELTEKGIDLITGQGEDPNFFIMPDIGTEIAEIEHNNALSHEEQLHAKEKLIADFQEKSKRIHTINQLLKAYTLFEKDTEYIVTPDNKVKIVDEQTGRVMEGRRYSDGLHQAIEAKENVKVEDATQTYATVTLQNYFRMYHKLAGMTGTAETEAGEFWDIYKLDVVVIPTNRPISRKDEHDKVYKTVREKYNAVADEIVQLTEQGRPVLVGTTSVEISELLSRMLKLRNIKHQVLNAKMHQKEAEVVAEAGKPSTVTIATNMAGRGTDIKLTPESKAAGGLAIIGTERHESRRVDRQLRGRAGRQGDPGSSQFFVSLEDNLMRLFGSDRIARLMDRMGLEEGEVIQHSMITNSIERAQKKVEENNFGMRKRLLEYDDVMNAQREVVYKRRRNALYGERLELDIWNMIYDISEDVIVSYKNTSDYENFQLHVLRVFGIESAITEEEFKSSPANQLAERLYNEALNHYLNRNKQIGEQAYPIITDIHQNRGPMIENIAVPFTDGKRQLAAVANLTKAYETHGLELIRSMEKIITLGTIDQAWTDHLREMDNLKQSVQNAVYEQKDPLLIYKFESFELFKRMIGKVNEQTIEFLFRAFIPVQAPQQMQQPIKPPMAPKPPVLKEQKQEVHSSLEDEAGHTSAPAAEPERIMPAHSQKVAGRNERVSVQYTDGRVLKDVKFKSVEDDLHNNRCVLIED comes from the coding sequence ATGTTTGATTTTTTCGGTAAAACCGTTGCAAAACTATTCGGCACCAAGTCTGACAGAGATATAAAGGAAGTACTACCCTATGTATCTAAAGTTAACGAGGAATACGCCAAGCTAACCACACTTACAGACGACGAGCTCCGTCAGAAGACCTTCGAGATAAAGGGCATTATTGATGAGCGCCTGAAGGCGATCGACGACAAGATCGCGGCGTTGCACAAGCGGGTGGCTGAAGAAACGGAGCTTAATATTGTGCAGAAGGAGAACATCTTTTCGGAAATTGACGAGCTGGAGAAGCAACGCAACAAAGACCTGGAAGTAGTGCTGATGGAGGTGCTGCCAACAGGTTTTGCCGTTGTAAAAGAAACCGCCCGCCGCTGGAAGGAGAATGGCCAGCTGGTGGTAACTGCCACCGACCACGACCACATGATCGCGGCCCGCAAGCCAAACGTGCAGATCGAGGGAGACAAAGCCACTTGGGCCAATAAATGGATGGCTGCCGGCAACGAGATTACCTGGGACATGCTGCACTACGACGTACAGCTGATAGGCGGTATCGTGCTGCACCGTGGCAAGATTGCCGAGATGGCCACAGGTGAGGGTAAAACGCTGGTGGCAACGCTGCCTGCCTACCTCAACGCCCTGGCCAAGCGCGGCGTGCATGTGGTAACCGTAAACGACTACCTGGCCAAACGTGACTCCGAGTGGATGGCGCCCTTGTTTGAGTTCCACGGCCTCACGATCGACTGTATCGACAAGCACCAGCCCAACTCAGAGGCCCGTCGCAACGCCTATAAAGCAGACATCACCTACGGCACGAACAACGAGTTCGGCTTCGATTACCTGCGCGACAACATGGCCCGCGAGCCACAGGACCTGGTGCAGCGCAAGCACCACTACGCCATGGTGGACGAAGTGGACTCCGTGTTGATCGATGATGCCCGTACGCCGCTGATTATTTCCGGCCCTGTGCCGCGAGGCGATGAGCACGAGTTTTACCAGCTGAAGCCACGCATCTCTATGCTGGTGGAGGCGCAGCGTAAGGTAGTGCAGAACTTCCTGACAGAGGCCAAGCGCCTGATCAAAGAAGGAAACACGCAGGACGGTGGCCTGGCCCTGTTCCGCGCCTACCGTGGTCTGCCGAAGAGCAAGCCGCTGATCAAGTTCCTGAGCGAGACGGGTAACCGGGCGATCATGCAGAAAACGGAGAACTTCTATCTGCAGGATAACTCACGCCAAATGCCGGAGGCCGACGAGCCGCTCTACTTTACCATCGATGAGAAGCATAACCAGATCGAACTCACCGAGAAAGGCATCGACCTGATCACAGGCCAGGGCGAGGATCCGAACTTCTTCATCATGCCGGACATCGGTACGGAGATCGCCGAGATTGAGCATAACAACGCGCTTTCGCATGAGGAGCAGCTGCATGCCAAAGAGAAACTGATCGCCGATTTCCAGGAGAAGTCGAAGCGTATCCACACCATCAACCAATTGCTGAAGGCTTATACGTTGTTCGAGAAGGATACGGAGTATATCGTAACGCCGGATAACAAGGTGAAGATAGTGGATGAGCAGACTGGCCGTGTGATGGAAGGCCGCCGCTACTCCGATGGCCTGCACCAAGCCATTGAGGCGAAAGAAAACGTGAAGGTAGAGGACGCCACACAAACCTACGCCACCGTTACGCTGCAGAACTACTTCCGCATGTACCACAAGCTAGCCGGTATGACGGGTACTGCCGAGACAGAGGCGGGTGAGTTCTGGGACATCTATAAACTGGACGTGGTGGTGATCCCAACCAACCGCCCAATATCAAGAAAAGATGAGCACGATAAGGTATATAAAACCGTTCGCGAGAAGTATAACGCTGTTGCCGACGAGATAGTGCAGCTCACAGAGCAAGGCCGTCCGGTGCTGGTAGGTACTACTTCGGTAGAGATCTCGGAGCTCCTGAGCCGCATGCTGAAGCTGCGCAACATCAAGCACCAGGTACTGAATGCTAAGATGCACCAGAAAGAGGCGGAGGTTGTAGCCGAAGCCGGTAAGCCTAGCACGGTAACCATTGCTACGAACATGGCCGGTCGTGGTACCGACATCAAGCTGACGCCGGAGTCTAAGGCTGCGGGTGGTCTGGCCATTATCGGTACGGAGCGCCACGAGTCCCGCCGCGTAGACCGCCAGTTGCGTGGCCGTGCCGGCCGCCAGGGAGACCCGGGCTCTTCCCAGTTCTTCGTGTCTCTTGAGGATAACCTAATGCGCCTGTTTGGCTCTGATAGAATTGCCCGCCTGATGGACCGTATGGGCCTGGAAGAAGGCGAGGTGATCCAGCACTCGATGATCACCAACTCCATTGAGCGTGCCCAGAAGAAAGTGGAGGAAAACAACTTTGGCATGCGTAAGCGCCTGCTGGAGTATGACGACGTGATGAACGCCCAGCGCGAAGTGGTGTACAAGCGCCGCAGAAACGCCCTGTACGGCGAGCGTCTGGAGCTGGACATCTGGAACATGATCTACGACATCAGCGAGGATGTGATCGTGAGCTACAAGAACACCAGCGATTACGAGAATTTCCAGCTGCACGTGCTGCGCGTGTTCGGCATTGAGTCCGCCATCACCGAAGAAGAGTTCAAGTCTTCACCGGCGAACCAGCTGGCAGAGCGCCTGTACAACGAGGCCCTGAACCATTACCTGAACCGCAACAAGCAAATAGGGGAACAGGCTTACCCGATCATCACAGACATCCACCAGAACCGCGGTCCGATGATCGAGAACATAGCCGTGCCGTTTACAGATGGCAAGCGCCAGCTGGCTGCCGTGGCGAACCTGACCAAGGCCTACGAGACGCATGGCTTGGAGCTGATCCGTTCCATGGAGAAGATCATCACGCTGGGCACTATCGACCAGGCCTGGACCGACCACCTGCGTGAGATGGATAACCTGAAGCAGAGTGTGCAGAACGCCGTGTACGAGCAGAAAGACCCACTGTTGATTTACAAGTTCGAGTCGTTTGAGTTGTTTAAGCGCATGATCGGAAAAGTGAACGAGCAGACAATTGAATTCCTGTTCCGTGCGTTTATACCTGTGCAGGCGCCACAGCAGATGCAGCAGCCGATAAAGCCGCCGATGGCTCCTAAGCCGCCGGTACTAAAGGAGCAGAAGCAGGAGGTGCATTCCTCTCTGGAGGATGAAGCTGGCCATACTTCGGCGCCAGCAGCCGAGCCGGAGCGCATTATGCCGGCCCACTCCCAGAAGGTAGCCGGGCGTAACGAGCGCGTAAGCGTGCAGTATACCGATGGCCGTGTGCTGAAGGACGTGAAGTTTAAGAGTGTGGAAGACGATCTGCATAATAACCGCTGCGTACTTATAGAAGATTAA
- the deoC gene encoding deoxyribose-phosphate aldolase, protein MAGEDIASYIDHTLLRPEATADQVMQLCDEARSYGFAAVCVPPCYVQQAKERLGVGTLVKIATVVGFPLGYQHPKVKFLETHQAIEDGANEIDVVMNISYFKSGKYKEVENELSDLAKFCHLKEAELKVIIETALLTEEEIVKACSICTSAGVDFVKTSTGFASKGATVEHIKLMRRVLPSKMKIKAAGGVRTKAEAEAFIKAGADRLGCSASIQIVSHE, encoded by the coding sequence ATGGCAGGAGAAGACATCGCTTCTTATATAGACCACACGCTGCTGCGCCCCGAGGCTACCGCAGACCAGGTAATGCAGCTCTGCGACGAGGCTCGCAGCTATGGCTTCGCGGCCGTTTGCGTACCGCCCTGCTACGTGCAGCAGGCCAAAGAGCGGCTGGGCGTGGGCACGCTGGTTAAGATCGCCACCGTGGTTGGCTTTCCGCTGGGCTACCAGCACCCCAAGGTGAAGTTCCTGGAAACGCACCAGGCCATAGAGGACGGCGCCAACGAGATAGACGTGGTGATGAACATCTCCTACTTTAAGTCGGGCAAGTATAAGGAGGTGGAGAACGAGCTGAGTGATTTAGCCAAGTTCTGCCACCTAAAGGAGGCAGAGCTGAAGGTAATCATCGAAACCGCCCTACTAACGGAGGAGGAGATCGTGAAAGCCTGCAGCATCTGTACCAGTGCCGGCGTGGACTTCGTGAAAACCTCCACGGGCTTTGCCTCCAAGGGGGCTACCGTAGAGCACATCAAGCTGATGCGCCGCGTGCTGCCCAGCAAAATGAAGATAAAGGCAGCCGGCGGTGTACGGACAAAAGCAGAAGCAGAAGCATTCATAAAGGCTGGCGCCGACAGGTTAGGCTGCTCGGCCAGCATTCAAATAGTTTCCCATGAATAG
- a CDS encoding sporulation protein has product MNRILSFSLVLLLVAGSSCAPSKGGGRVGSEAKVGTGKSERVMEDLSQYRPRYEVAEPGPVARIEPTKHNNDQVAVLMDTVASVNKNIKYAQGYRILAYNGSQRQTVMDLRKAIISRVPDVQDYLTYQQPNFRLVVGDFFSRVEAQQVLNQISDLIPNAQIVPDKINLRKN; this is encoded by the coding sequence ATGAATAGAATTCTTAGTTTTTCGCTCGTTTTGCTCCTTGTGGCGGGCTCGTCCTGCGCCCCCTCCAAAGGTGGTGGCCGCGTGGGCAGCGAGGCAAAAGTAGGCACAGGTAAGTCAGAGCGAGTGATGGAGGACCTGAGCCAGTACCGCCCAAGGTATGAGGTGGCAGAGCCGGGGCCGGTGGCCCGCATAGAGCCTACAAAGCATAACAACGACCAGGTAGCGGTGCTGATGGATACTGTGGCCAGTGTGAACAAGAACATCAAGTATGCGCAGGGCTACCGCATTCTGGCCTACAACGGGTCGCAGCGCCAGACGGTGATGGACCTGCGCAAGGCCATTATCTCCAGGGTGCCCGATGTGCAGGATTACCTCACGTACCAGCAACCCAATTTCCGCCTGGTAGTGGGCGATTTCTTTAGCCGGGTGGAGGCGCAGCAGGTGCTCAACCAAATCTCAGACCTGATCCCGAATGCGCAGATCGTGCCGGATAAGATCAACCTCCGTAAGAACTAG
- a CDS encoding M20 metallopeptidase family protein — protein MPISIDSIKKLANAYAPETVQVRRHIHANPELSFEEHNTAAYVEQLLAQYGIEAQRMANTGVVALIKGRNPEKKTVALRADMDALPIVEANEVAYKSKNEGVMHACGHDVHTASVLGTARILQELRSEFEGTVKLIFQPGEEKFPGGASILIKEGVLQNPAPESIIGQHVFPLLPAGKVGFKSGMYMASADEIYITVKGKGGHAALPEMNVDPVLISAHLLVALQQIVSRHASPKVPTVLSFGKVEAKGATNVIPNEVKLEGTFRTMNEAWRREAHQKIKKLAESLCESMGGSCDIDIKFGYPFLQNDPEVTRIARAAAEAYLGAENVVDLDLWMGAEDFAYYTQQVPACFYRLGTRNEKRGITSGVHTPTFDVEEAALETGIGLMAWVALQELEG, from the coding sequence ATGCCGATATCCATAGACAGTATAAAGAAACTTGCCAATGCCTATGCGCCGGAAACGGTGCAGGTGCGCCGCCACATCCATGCCAACCCCGAGCTCTCGTTTGAGGAGCACAACACCGCCGCCTATGTAGAGCAGCTGCTGGCGCAGTACGGCATAGAGGCCCAGCGTATGGCCAACACCGGGGTAGTAGCCCTAATAAAAGGCCGCAACCCCGAAAAGAAAACCGTTGCCCTGCGCGCCGACATGGATGCCCTGCCGATAGTGGAGGCGAACGAGGTGGCGTATAAGTCGAAGAACGAAGGCGTGATGCATGCCTGCGGCCACGATGTGCACACGGCCTCGGTGCTGGGCACGGCGCGTATATTGCAGGAGCTGCGCAGTGAATTTGAGGGGACGGTGAAGCTAATCTTCCAGCCGGGGGAGGAGAAATTTCCGGGAGGCGCTTCCATTCTGATTAAAGAAGGCGTGCTGCAGAACCCAGCCCCTGAAAGTATCATCGGCCAGCACGTGTTTCCGCTGTTGCCTGCCGGCAAGGTGGGCTTTAAGTCTGGTATGTACATGGCCAGTGCCGACGAGATCTACATCACGGTAAAAGGAAAGGGAGGACATGCAGCCTTGCCAGAGATGAACGTTGACCCGGTGCTGATCTCAGCGCACCTGCTAGTGGCGCTGCAGCAGATCGTGAGCCGCCATGCCAGCCCGAAAGTGCCGACGGTGCTCTCCTTTGGCAAGGTGGAGGCCAAAGGTGCTACCAACGTTATCCCGAACGAGGTGAAGCTGGAGGGCACTTTCCGGACCATGAACGAGGCGTGGCGCCGGGAGGCACACCAGAAAATAAAGAAGCTGGCCGAGAGCCTCTGCGAAAGTATGGGCGGTAGCTGCGACATCGACATTAAGTTCGGTTATCCCTTCCTGCAAAACGACCCGGAGGTAACAAGGATAGCCCGTGCAGCCGCAGAGGCATACTTGGGCGCCGAGAACGTGGTGGATCTGGACCTGTGGATGGGGGCCGAGGATTTTGCCTACTACACCCAGCAGGTACCGGCCTGCTTCTACCGCCTCGGCACCCGCAACGAGAAGCGGGGCATTACCTCCGGCGTACACACGCCAACCTTTGATGTGGAGGAGGCAGCCCTGGAAACAGGCATCGGCCTGATGGCATGGGTGGCGCTGCAGGAGCTGGAGGGATGA
- a CDS encoding DUF2490 domain-containing protein, producing the protein MKKLYFLVLLLLPVLAQAQSKVTAPTSIWPELQVSYGLGEEGLLFLRNGYRINTDSDFNDLKDSGILSSFERVELSLGYEHTLSDHWRGGAMLRYAAEDFPKTMFYSLFLRHNGQVKGLYFNKQLLFEYVDQESQDASGRFRLSAELGKRLPLGSTFITPSIRYEAMLRSSLGKEKEGNIQQRTIDRTRLRLSLNYELTEKLRLNPYFMRQTDYYYVLIPPVYSELGQLQEEGYTTKRNRITPVVGLELKYTLSRTPDTASITY; encoded by the coding sequence ATGAAAAAACTATACTTTCTGGTGCTGCTTCTCCTGCCCGTACTGGCGCAGGCACAGAGCAAAGTGACTGCCCCCACCTCCATCTGGCCGGAACTGCAGGTAAGTTATGGCCTGGGCGAAGAGGGACTGCTGTTTCTTCGCAACGGCTACCGTATCAATACCGACAGCGATTTTAACGACCTGAAGGATTCCGGCATCCTGAGCAGTTTTGAGCGGGTGGAACTGAGCCTGGGCTATGAGCATACTTTATCAGATCATTGGCGGGGAGGGGCCATGCTTCGCTATGCCGCCGAGGACTTCCCGAAAACCATGTTCTATTCGTTGTTCCTGCGCCACAACGGGCAGGTGAAGGGTTTATACTTTAACAAGCAGCTGCTATTTGAGTATGTGGATCAGGAGAGCCAGGACGCGTCCGGCCGCTTCCGGTTGTCGGCGGAGCTGGGCAAGCGCCTGCCGTTGGGCAGCACATTTATCACCCCAAGTATACGTTACGAAGCCATGCTGCGCTCCAGCCTGGGCAAAGAGAAGGAGGGCAACATACAGCAACGCACGATCGACCGCACGCGCCTGCGCCTCAGCCTCAACTATGAGCTGACGGAGAAGCTGCGCCTCAACCCATACTTCATGCGCCAGACGGACTACTACTACGTGCTCATCCCGCCAGTGTACAGTGAGCTGGGGCAGCTGCAGGAGGAAGGCTATACCACTAAGCGCAACCGCATCACCCCGGTGGTGGGCCTGGAGTTGAAGTATACCCTAAGCCGAACCCCCGACACTGCCAGTATTACTTACTAA